From the Mycoplasmatota bacterium genome, one window contains:
- a CDS encoding GNAT family N-acetyltransferase: MELKSYNVQEIDAYVALFLKVFEKEPWNDKWPSFERAKSYLTDLSQTPGFRGFVATKNSTIVSICFGYIMKWWQGDEYFVKEFFVDDTMQNQGIGSILYDYMVQNLQKEKVRTITLLTEKSIPAFQFYQKKGLTLSEDTVFLYQNIS; the protein is encoded by the coding sequence ATGGAATTAAAATCATATAACGTTCAAGAAATCGATGCGTATGTAGCTCTATTTTTAAAAGTATTTGAAAAAGAACCTTGGAATGATAAGTGGCCTTCTTTTGAAAGAGCTAAATCATACTTAACTGACTTATCTCAAACACCAGGATTTAGAGGTTTTGTAGCAACTAAAAATTCTACTATTGTCAGTATTTGTTTTGGTTATATTATGAAATGGTGGCAAGGTGATGAATATTTCGTCAAGGAATTTTTTGTAGATGATACGATGCAAAATCAAGGGATTGGAAGTATATTATATGATTATATGGTACAAAACTTACAAAAAGAAAAAGTGAGAACAATTACTTTACTTACAGAAAAAAGTATACCAGCATTTCAATTTTATCAAAAAAAAGGATTAACTCTTAGTGAAGATACCGTATTTCTATATCAAAATATTTCATAA
- a CDS encoding DUF3899 domain-containing protein, whose translation MSIGKIIFMIFSIVFTILILLFGARYDLIGWINATFSSGIILFGVGILIYVSGEGIFDIAIFGTKKFFKSIFSRNNNMGSYYEYHVERSEREKIPVGIILFTGLIYMGISFLLLYIFYH comes from the coding sequence ATGTCAATAGGTAAAATCATATTTATGATATTTAGCATAGTATTTACAATATTAATATTACTATTTGGTGCTAGATACGATTTAATAGGCTGGATTAATGCAACTTTTTCTAGTGGTATTATTTTATTTGGCGTTGGTATCTTAATTTATGTTAGTGGTGAAGGTATATTTGATATAGCAATTTTTGGAACAAAAAAGTTTTTCAAAAGTATTTTCTCACGCAATAATAACATGGGTTCATATTATGAATATCACGTAGAAAGAAGTGAAAGAGAAAAAATTCCAGTAGGAATAATCCTATTTACAGGATTGATTTATATGGGAATATCCTTTTTATTACTTTATATATTTTATCATTAG
- a CDS encoding CYTH domain-containing protein — protein MSQNLEIEFKNSLTKTEYEKIIDHFNPLPESMIKQVNIYFDTKDLILKKQKTALRARIKKQTIELTLKQKQKVGILETTDIITENDLSDIIQHHKLNKGEVFNKLQELEINDALYELASLTTYRYEIPYLGNLIAIDKSFYYNHWDYEIELETNEYNNGKKIFQELLASFKIPRIKTKNKIVRAYNYKKNL, from the coding sequence ATGTCACAAAATCTTGAAATAGAATTTAAAAATAGTTTAACAAAAACAGAATATGAGAAAATTATTGACCACTTCAATCCTTTGCCTGAATCAATGATAAAACAAGTCAACATTTACTTTGATACAAAAGATTTAATATTGAAAAAACAAAAAACTGCTTTAAGAGCTAGGATTAAGAAACAAACAATTGAGCTTACTTTAAAACAAAAACAAAAAGTTGGAATCTTAGAAACAACAGATATAATTACGGAAAATGATTTATCTGATATTATACAACATCATAAATTGAATAAAGGTGAAGTTTTCAATAAGCTACAAGAACTAGAAATAAATGATGCACTTTATGAATTAGCCTCATTAACCACTTACCGTTATGAAATCCCATATTTAGGTAATTTAATCGCTATAGACAAATCTTTCTATTATAATCATTGGGATTACGAGATAGAACTAGAAACCAACGAATATAATAATGGTAAGAAGATATTTCAGGAATTATTAGCGTCATTCAAAATTCCGAGAATAAAAACGAAAAACAAAATAGTACGAGCCTATAATTATAAAAAAAATCTCTGA
- the addB gene encoding helicase-exonuclease AddAB subunit AddB: MLKILTGRAGSGKTTMMMNEIINRLNDDSDNKNIVLFVPEQMSFQAEYEIAKKVKGKTYSRLQVFSFKRLAYRIFLEVGGLNKTFINDITVHMMITKIIEENKQRFLLYNKLSANYSFVQLVHDVLKEFKSYQLTPEIIERLILNKDMDETLRKKLHDISIIFSELNQIYGRNLIDNEDFYNELAEKIKESAYIKNADIYIDGFHNFTSVELNAIFQMMKTSSLLTILFTLDNSEVEDMSSADHLFNLPYRTFMKIKNFALDNNIIININHLSNDSLKRFNYQPLAFLEKNYNQEATYQEDVHSIRVIETENPTSEVHAVARLIYNDILKNKTTYNDYVIYINNQEVYYPLIHNIFSLYNIPVFIDDQKLMLDHSLLNFIDAALEVIKTNFSYESIFRAIKTEIFIPTVYNDVKLTKENYYRMISDYRNRIDLLENYCLSHGIKGSDWEKISWDIDIYKKLGEKNREKTKKEEILQVIINETKNEISDIMLPFKEKFKQANCVKEKVDAIYQLLVELNVETKLELYEKVYGLVNNKDVDLNESKKHKQVYNNLMDLFDELVEVCGDYEVSTDEFIKILRTGFKGMKFAIVPPAIDQVMVGTLKRSRFEMMGHFDDPKSIGVKKAIVLGVNENEIPKIQTESGLITSEEREFLLNEEIELMPTVETVFLEEYFIIYTVLCSASDELILSYTLSSHDKKEAYSSEIIEKVRKFFPKLKVETIYDFPSGDEDNINYITTKTMSSKLILQSINLLRKGYEVHDIWKALYGYYKHNKSLRSKLFGVTYLNEPTKLNHENIKEIYGETITASISSVEKFNSCPYAYFLDKGLKLKERDIQTIKPMDVGDLYHETMKEVAIRLINHNKMLHELSVDEINNFVNQTMDDFSLKMQRKYFLNNKGNQYLLYKIKQSLLKSLQTMRYQSKHSQFKLFAVEEKFSHDAKKLIVKPQKLSTGFEMRLKGYIDRIDVSNLDDDHFIRIIDYKSGNRDIDFTKIYHRLSLQLFTYLDVVLKNSYALFNKEAKPAGVLYYHIQNSEITADREMNDSEILSKHHEQYKMNGYTLGEKSVSTLFDDKLSSDGKSDIVKVTFTKNGYHKTQSKVLGLKEINALSHYSNQAIIQSMEEMTSGKLDIKPVMYQKMTPCKYCEYHSICKFDAKLKENRYKEITKVGDNFEVIDKIVKEFGSDINE; encoded by the coding sequence ATGTTAAAGATTCTAACTGGAAGAGCTGGTAGTGGAAAAACAACGATGATGATGAATGAAATAATCAATCGTTTAAATGATGATAGTGACAATAAGAATATCGTGTTATTTGTACCTGAACAAATGTCTTTTCAAGCTGAATATGAAATTGCGAAAAAAGTAAAAGGTAAAACTTATAGTCGTTTACAAGTATTTAGTTTCAAAAGGCTAGCTTATAGAATTTTTTTGGAGGTTGGAGGACTTAATAAAACCTTTATCAATGATATTACTGTTCATATGATGATAACAAAAATTATCGAAGAAAATAAACAGCGTTTTTTATTGTACAATAAATTAAGTGCTAATTATAGTTTTGTTCAATTAGTGCATGATGTATTAAAAGAATTTAAAAGTTATCAATTAACACCTGAAATAATTGAACGTTTGATTTTAAATAAAGATATGGATGAAACGTTACGAAAAAAATTACATGATATTTCAATTATTTTTTCAGAGTTAAATCAAATTTATGGTAGGAATTTAATTGATAATGAAGATTTTTATAATGAATTAGCTGAAAAGATAAAAGAATCTGCTTATATTAAAAATGCTGATATTTATATTGATGGCTTTCATAATTTTACATCTGTGGAATTAAATGCGATTTTTCAAATGATGAAAACAAGTTCTTTATTGACTATTTTATTTACTTTAGATAACTCAGAAGTTGAAGATATGTCAAGCGCAGATCATTTATTTAATTTACCATACAGAACGTTTATGAAAATTAAAAATTTCGCACTTGATAACAACATAATAATAAATATTAATCACTTATCTAATGATTCATTAAAGCGATTTAACTATCAACCATTAGCTTTCCTAGAAAAAAATTATAATCAAGAGGCCACTTATCAGGAAGATGTTCATTCAATTCGTGTGATTGAAACAGAAAATCCAACATCTGAGGTACATGCAGTTGCCCGTTTGATTTATAATGATATCCTAAAAAATAAGACTACTTATAATGATTATGTGATATATATTAATAATCAAGAAGTCTATTATCCATTGATTCATAATATCTTCTCACTTTATAATATTCCTGTTTTTATAGATGATCAAAAATTAATGTTAGACCATTCTTTACTTAATTTTATAGATGCTGCACTTGAAGTAATTAAAACTAATTTTAGTTATGAATCTATTTTTAGGGCTATTAAAACAGAAATTTTTATTCCAACAGTTTATAACGATGTGAAATTAACAAAAGAAAATTATTATCGTATGATTTCAGATTATCGTAACAGAATAGATTTATTAGAAAATTATTGCTTGTCACATGGTATCAAGGGGAGTGATTGGGAAAAGATTTCATGGGATATTGATATTTATAAAAAATTAGGTGAAAAAAATAGGGAAAAAACCAAAAAAGAAGAAATATTACAAGTTATCATTAATGAAACTAAAAATGAAATTAGTGATATCATGTTGCCTTTTAAAGAAAAGTTTAAGCAGGCTAATTGTGTTAAAGAAAAAGTCGATGCTATTTATCAATTATTAGTTGAATTAAATGTTGAAACGAAACTAGAATTATATGAAAAAGTTTATGGACTGGTAAATAATAAAGATGTTGATTTAAATGAAAGTAAGAAACATAAACAAGTTTATAATAACTTAATGGATTTGTTTGATGAATTAGTTGAGGTATGTGGTGATTATGAAGTTAGTACCGACGAATTTATAAAAATCTTGCGAACAGGATTTAAAGGGATGAAGTTTGCGATAGTACCCCCAGCTATAGATCAAGTGATGGTTGGTACTTTAAAAAGATCTCGATTTGAGATGATGGGTCATTTTGATGATCCTAAATCTATTGGAGTTAAAAAGGCTATTGTATTAGGAGTAAATGAAAATGAAATTCCTAAAATCCAAACTGAAAGTGGATTAATTACAAGTGAAGAACGAGAATTTTTATTGAATGAAGAAATTGAACTCATGCCAACAGTTGAAACGGTGTTTTTAGAAGAATATTTTATTATTTATACGGTATTATGTTCAGCAAGTGATGAGTTAATATTATCTTATACTTTATCCAGTCATGATAAAAAAGAAGCTTATTCTTCAGAAATAATTGAAAAGGTTAGGAAATTTTTTCCTAAATTAAAGGTAGAAACAATATATGATTTCCCAAGTGGTGATGAAGATAATATCAATTATATAACAACTAAAACGATGTCATCTAAGCTTATTTTACAGTCGATTAATTTACTAAGAAAAGGTTATGAGGTTCATGATATTTGGAAAGCATTATATGGCTATTACAAACATAATAAGTCATTAAGAAGTAAGTTGTTTGGGGTTACTTATCTAAATGAACCCACCAAACTAAATCATGAAAATATTAAAGAAATCTATGGTGAAACCATTACCGCAAGTATTTCGAGTGTTGAAAAATTCAATAGTTGTCCTTATGCTTATTTTTTAGATAAGGGACTAAAATTAAAAGAAAGAGATATCCAGACAATTAAGCCAATGGATGTTGGTGATTTATACCATGAAACGATGAAAGAAGTAGCCATTCGCTTGATTAATCATAATAAAATGCTTCATGAGTTATCTGTTGATGAGATTAATAATTTTGTCAACCAAACTATGGATGACTTTTCTTTAAAGATGCAACGGAAGTATTTCTTGAATAATAAAGGAAATCAATATTTACTTTACAAAATTAAACAATCATTATTAAAATCACTACAGACCATGCGTTATCAATCTAAACATTCCCAGTTTAAACTATTCGCTGTTGAAGAAAAATTTAGTCATGATGCTAAGAAATTAATCGTAAAACCACAAAAACTTTCTACAGGTTTTGAGATGCGACTAAAAGGATATATTGATAGAATTGATGTTTCAAATCTAGATGATGACCATTTTATTAGAATTATTGATTATAAATCTGGGAACCGCGATATCGATTTTACGAAAATTTATCATCGTTTAAGTTTACAATTGTTTACCTACTTAGATGTTGTGCTAAAAAACTCTTATGCTTTATTTAATAAAGAAGCAAAACCAGCAGGTGTGTTATATTATCATATACAAAACTCTGAAATTACAGCCGATAGAGAAATGAATGATTCTGAGATTTTATCAAAACATCATGAACAATATAAAATGAATGGTTATACCTTAGGTGAAAAATCAGTATCAACATTGTTTGATGATAAATTATCTAGTGATGGTAAATCTGATATTGTTAAGGTAACTTTCACGAAAAATGGTTATCATAAAACGCAATCGAAAGTGTTAGGTTTAAAGGAAATCAATGCATTAAGTCATTATTCTAACCAAGCGATAATTCAATCGATGGAAGAAATGACAAGTGGTAAATTGGATATTAAACCTGTGATGTATCAGAAAATGACACCTTGTAAATATTGTGAATATCATTCGATTTGTAAATTTGATGCTAAATTAAAAGAAAATAGATATAAAGAGATTACTAAAGTCGGTGATAATTTTGAAGTAATTGATAAAATTGTGAAAGAGTTTGGAAGTGATATAAATGAGTAG
- a CDS encoding GTP pyrophosphokinase family protein produces the protein MVYIHNWDEFLQPYELTVHELKLKLEGIRAQYWKKNIHSPIESVRVRVKTINSIIDKSKRMSLRLDEIGEKMHDIAGVRITCQFVEDIYSVVALLKKRSDIEIVYERDYVTYPKESGYRSYHLHGYYNLETIDGTRKVLFEVQIRTMTMNVWATVEHSLNYKYEDEIPEEIKEKLIKAAEAAVSLDEQISQIRNEIREAQQQFVLKKLSQFKGYDDDN, from the coding sequence ATGGTTTATATACATAATTGGGATGAATTTCTTCAACCCTATGAGTTAACTGTTCATGAATTAAAATTAAAATTAGAAGGAATAAGAGCTCAATATTGGAAAAAGAATATTCATTCACCGATAGAATCTGTTCGAGTTCGAGTGAAGACAATCAATAGTATAATTGATAAATCTAAGCGAATGTCATTACGACTTGATGAAATTGGTGAAAAAATGCATGATATTGCTGGTGTAAGAATTACTTGTCAGTTTGTTGAAGATATTTATTCAGTTGTCGCTTTATTAAAAAAGCGAAGTGATATTGAAATTGTCTATGAGCGAGATTATGTTACTTATCCAAAAGAAAGTGGATATCGATCTTATCATTTACATGGTTATTATAACTTAGAGACAATTGATGGTACAAGAAAAGTGCTATTTGAAGTACAAATCCGTACAATGACTATGAATGTATGGGCTACTGTTGAACATTCGTTAAATTATAAATATGAAGATGAAATTCCTGAGGAGATTAAAGAGAAACTAATAAAAGCAGCTGAGGCTGCTGTGAGTTTAGATGAACAAATATCTCAGATAAGAAATGAAATAAGAGAAGCTCAGCAACAATTTGTTTTAAAGAAATTAAGTCAATTTAAAGGTTATGATGATGATAATTAA
- the ugpC gene encoding sn-glycerol-3-phosphate ABC transporter ATP-binding protein UgpC → MATLKLKNINKIYDNNVQAVFDFNINVEHKEFIVFVGPSGCGKSTTLRMIAGLEEITSGELYIDNELMNDVAPKDRNIAMVFQNYALYPHMNVYDNMAFGLKLRKFPKDEIERRVQKAAEILGLKPYLDRKPKALSGGQRQRVALGRAIVRDAKVFLMDEPLSNLDAKLRVTMRSELIKLHESLDTTTVYVTHDQIEAMTMASRIVVMKDGYIQQIGEPKEIYDLPNNMFVGGFIGTPPMNFIKGKFTEKGTFVSGDFEVEIPKPKADLLKAKGYEDKAVVLGIRPEHITDKPLELEANAKSRLTFNVDVAELLGSETIIYTDLNKQRIVSKVDARADLKIGSKVDLALKMQHCHFFDPETELRIRK, encoded by the coding sequence ATGGCAACTTTAAAACTTAAAAATATTAATAAGATTTATGATAACAATGTACAAGCTGTATTTGATTTTAATATCAATGTAGAACACAAAGAATTTATTGTTTTTGTAGGACCATCAGGTTGTGGGAAATCTACAACTTTACGTATGATTGCTGGATTAGAAGAAATTACTTCAGGAGAATTATATATTGATAATGAATTAATGAATGATGTTGCTCCTAAAGATCGTAATATTGCGATGGTTTTCCAAAATTATGCATTATATCCTCATATGAATGTATATGATAATATGGCATTTGGATTAAAATTACGTAAATTCCCTAAAGATGAAATTGAACGTCGTGTTCAAAAAGCAGCAGAAATTTTAGGATTAAAACCATATTTAGATCGTAAGCCAAAAGCTCTTTCAGGAGGACAAAGACAACGTGTTGCTTTAGGACGTGCAATTGTTCGTGATGCTAAAGTGTTCTTGATGGATGAACCTTTATCAAACTTAGATGCTAAGTTACGTGTTACAATGCGTTCTGAATTAATTAAATTACATGAGAGTTTAGATACAACAACTGTATACGTTACCCATGACCAAATTGAAGCGATGACAATGGCTTCACGTATTGTTGTAATGAAAGATGGGTATATTCAACAGATTGGTGAACCTAAGGAAATCTATGACCTTCCAAATAATATGTTCGTAGGTGGATTTATTGGTACACCTCCAATGAACTTTATTAAAGGTAAATTTACTGAAAAAGGTACATTTGTATCTGGTGATTTTGAAGTTGAAATTCCAAAACCAAAAGCTGACTTATTAAAAGCTAAAGGATATGAAGACAAAGCAGTTGTATTAGGTATTAGACCAGAACATATTACTGATAAACCATTAGAATTAGAAGCTAACGCTAAATCACGTTTAACATTTAATGTTGATGTAGCTGAATTATTAGGTTCAGAAACAATTATTTATACAGATTTAAATAAACAGAGAATCGTTTCAAAAGTAGATGCTCGTGCAGACTTGAAAATTGGTTCTAAGGTAGATTTAGCATTAAAAATGCAACATTGTCATTTCTTTGATCCAGAAACAGAATTACGTATTCGTAAATAA
- the trpS gene encoding tryptophan--tRNA ligase, protein MKTIFSGIKPSGDLTLGNYIGAVSNFVKLQKDYDCYFCIVDLHAITVPQKKLELKKRTKDIASLYIACGINPDISTVFVQSEVPAHVQLSWILECNTYIGELNRMTQFKDKSQKQGTDGLSCGLYTYPVLMASDILLYDADLVPVGEDQKQHVEIARDIATRFNNKYGETFVIPEHYVPKVGARIMDLQNPLKKMSKSDNNKGCILMLDDPKVIHKKVMSAVTDSGSSVHYDKVNKPGISNLLTILSIISNKSIDDLETQFKESNYGQFKKEVADTLVEFIIPIQNRFNKIRNSDELDDILDKGAEKARKITYKKIMKVYKRIGLQRK, encoded by the coding sequence ATGAAAACAATATTTTCAGGAATTAAACCTAGTGGTGATTTAACATTAGGAAATTATATTGGTGCGGTCTCAAATTTTGTTAAGCTACAAAAAGACTACGACTGTTATTTTTGTATCGTTGACCTACATGCAATCACTGTACCACAAAAAAAACTTGAACTTAAAAAACGAACAAAAGATATCGCTTCTTTATATATTGCCTGTGGAATAAATCCAGATATCTCTACTGTATTTGTACAATCTGAAGTTCCAGCTCATGTGCAACTTAGTTGGATATTAGAGTGTAATACTTATATCGGTGAATTAAACCGCATGACCCAATTCAAAGATAAATCGCAAAAACAGGGAACTGATGGTTTATCATGTGGGTTATATACTTATCCTGTTTTAATGGCTTCTGACATATTACTATATGATGCAGATTTGGTACCTGTTGGAGAAGACCAAAAACAACATGTTGAAATAGCAAGAGATATTGCAACCCGCTTTAATAATAAATATGGTGAAACATTTGTTATTCCTGAACATTATGTACCTAAAGTAGGCGCTAGAATAATGGATTTACAAAATCCATTGAAAAAAATGAGTAAAAGTGATAATAACAAAGGATGTATATTAATGTTAGATGACCCTAAAGTTATCCATAAAAAAGTTATGTCAGCTGTCACTGATAGTGGTTCATCTGTTCACTATGATAAAGTAAATAAACCAGGTATTAGTAATTTATTAACTATCTTATCAATAATATCAAATAAATCAATTGATGACCTTGAAACGCAATTTAAAGAATCGAATTATGGTCAATTTAAAAAAGAAGTAGCTGATACATTAGTTGAATTCATCATACCAATTCAAAATCGATTTAATAAAATTAGAAACTCTGACGAATTAGATGATATATTAGATAAAGGCGCTGAAAAAGCTAGAAAAATAACTTATAAAAAAATAATGAAGGTCTATAAACGTATTGGTTTACAAAGAAAATAA
- a CDS encoding NAD kinase — protein sequence MKYAIITRGDPFSEEVVTKLHKRLTQINFINDQQNPNIIITVGGDGTMLKAVHHYINKIDEVVFVGVHTGKLGFYTDFLPEDLDSFIEKIVQNQYNDVSFPLLTAYVYNKTSCIKFYALNDITLINSFHTQQIEVFINNEYFESFQGTGLCISTPTGSSAFNKSLGGALLHPKIQAFQLTEIGSINNNVYRTISAPMIFPKEHFITLKSPNFNDVTLTVDHMHRNLESFEFIKFVLSEKVVRFRQYDKNDFWKRVQKSFL from the coding sequence ATGAAATATGCGATTATAACAAGAGGTGATCCATTTTCTGAAGAAGTTGTCACCAAATTACACAAACGGCTGACTCAGATAAATTTTATAAATGACCAACAAAATCCGAATATTATCATCACCGTTGGTGGAGATGGAACGATGCTTAAAGCGGTTCATCATTATATAAATAAAATAGATGAAGTGGTTTTTGTAGGTGTTCATACTGGGAAATTAGGTTTTTATACAGACTTTCTCCCAGAGGACTTAGATTCTTTTATTGAAAAAATCGTTCAAAATCAATATAATGATGTATCCTTTCCACTATTAACTGCCTATGTTTATAATAAAACTTCATGCATTAAATTTTATGCATTAAATGATATTACATTAATCAATTCCTTTCATACACAACAAATTGAAGTATTTATTAATAATGAGTATTTTGAATCTTTTCAAGGGACTGGTTTATGTATTAGTACACCTACTGGTAGTTCTGCATTTAATAAATCGCTTGGCGGTGCTTTGTTGCATCCAAAAATCCAAGCTTTTCAATTAACTGAAATTGGTTCAATTAATAATAATGTTTATCGAACAATTTCTGCACCGATGATCTTTCCTAAAGAACATTTTATTACTTTAAAATCTCCTAATTTTAACGATGTTACATTAACTGTTGATCATATGCATCGTAATTTAGAAAGTTTTGAGTTTATTAAATTTGTTTTATCAGAAAAAGTTGTTCGTTTTAGGCAGTATGATAAAAATGATTTTTGGAAAAGAGTTCAGAAATCATTTTTATAG
- a CDS encoding helix-turn-helix domain-containing protein: MKETLKKIYKDQLIESVSEYDFKKYYYFIDSNHHIFGISKNTITDNEFKMICSQYELLSEEIGLDKYQSIINYLFGVSDDDIKLKHLKYYMIKFMNVKDEETYQELNQLLIGSFDESTYLIKKQNIYIMVVDKDKDIQFIDILKSIESDFLIQIVGYESDFFDVNDSLPKYFQFDYKAFVSYKKTNHLVIHKTNLINNNILFNIDENIKKDIKSYILKDFQYDTEMLNVIKMYFETNFNSTLAAKKCYMHRNTFIHKIDKFIQQTHFNVRNYEDAFIVYLALVM; encoded by the coding sequence ATGAAAGAAACGCTCAAAAAAATATATAAAGATCAATTAATTGAATCTGTTTCAGAGTATGATTTTAAAAAGTATTATTATTTTATTGATAGCAATCATCATATTTTTGGTATTTCCAAAAATACTATAACTGATAATGAATTTAAAATGATATGTAGTCAGTATGAATTATTAAGCGAGGAAATTGGGTTAGATAAATATCAGTCAATTATTAATTATTTATTTGGTGTAAGCGATGATGATATAAAATTGAAACATCTGAAGTATTATATGATTAAATTTATGAATGTTAAGGATGAAGAGACTTATCAAGAATTAAATCAATTATTAATTGGTTCATTTGATGAAAGTACCTATTTAATTAAAAAACAAAACATATATATTATGGTTGTTGATAAAGATAAAGATATTCAATTTATCGATATTTTAAAATCGATTGAAAGTGATTTCTTAATACAAATAGTTGGATATGAGAGTGATTTCTTTGACGTTAATGATTCTCTACCAAAATATTTTCAATTTGATTATAAGGCGTTTGTTTCTTATAAAAAAACAAATCATTTGGTTATTCATAAAACAAATCTAATAAATAATAATATTTTATTTAATATTGATGAAAATATAAAAAAAGATATAAAATCTTATATTTTAAAAGATTTTCAATATGATACTGAAATGCTTAATGTGATTAAAATGTATTTTGAAACAAACTTTAATTCTACACTTGCAGCGAAAAAATGTTATATGCATCGAAATACATTTATTCACAAAATTGATAAATTTATTCAACAAACTCATTTTAATGTTAGAAATTATGAAGATGCATTTATTGTATATTTAGCCCTTGTCATGTAA
- the spx gene encoding transcriptional regulator Spx encodes MVTIFTTPSCASCRKAKKWFEEYKIKYEEVNIFNTKLTKADIIHILDKTENGFDDIISTRSKIISQNNIDINNMKMNELLDFIIQNPSILRRPIIIDDKRLQIGYNDEEIRTFLPRHIREQLMCDGEICRKQNRTCDYIEALKEALKITV; translated from the coding sequence ATGGTAACCATATTTACAACGCCTAGTTGTGCTTCTTGTCGTAAGGCTAAAAAATGGTTTGAAGAATATAAAATAAAATATGAAGAGGTTAATATATTTAATACTAAATTAACCAAGGCTGATATTATTCATATATTAGATAAAACAGAAAATGGGTTTGATGATATTATTTCAACACGCTCTAAAATAATCAGTCAAAATAATATTGATATTAATAATATGAAAATGAATGAGCTTTTAGACTTTATAATTCAAAATCCAAGTATTTTACGTAGACCTATTATTATTGATGATAAGAGGCTTCAAATCGGTTATAATGATGAAGAAATTAGAACTTTTTTACCTAGACACATTCGTGAACAATTAATGTGTGATGGTGAGATTTGTCGAAAACAAAATAGAACTTGTGATTATATAGAAGCATTAAAAGAAGCGTTAAAAATAACTGTATAA